In Gemmatimonadota bacterium, one DNA window encodes the following:
- a CDS encoding thioredoxin domain-containing protein, protein MKTRRRRSGPTLVIGSLALALSLVGACGSDGGEAAPATGDSVAAASPDPQVVDLASLGYNEGNEETALFGVVEFADFGCIHCYDFHQGSYAALHGEFIASGDVLWKYVPITIGGFPNGRLAGISGVCGGMLGRFEAMRDKLFETREEWLGTDRGEALFVEYARAAGLDGDAFAACLGGEEAARILDTNDQTARTIGVTATPTFIVRGIPVRGAPLLSEFQTALRQLIVEIREEMAGAAAPN, encoded by the coding sequence ATGAAGACTCGACGACGTCGTTCCGGACCCACCCTCGTCATCGGCTCCTTGGCCCTCGCGCTCTCGCTCGTCGGTGCCTGTGGGAGCGATGGGGGAGAGGCGGCTCCGGCAACGGGGGACTCCGTTGCCGCGGCTTCTCCCGATCCCCAGGTCGTGGATCTGGCCTCCCTCGGATACAACGAGGGGAATGAGGAGACGGCCCTTTTTGGAGTCGTCGAGTTCGCCGACTTCGGATGCATTCACTGCTACGATTTCCACCAGGGAAGTTACGCGGCGCTCCACGGCGAGTTCATCGCCTCCGGCGACGTACTCTGGAAATACGTCCCGATCACCATCGGGGGATTTCCGAACGGGCGGCTCGCGGGGATCTCCGGAGTGTGCGGGGGGATGCTCGGGCGCTTCGAGGCCATGCGGGACAAGCTCTTCGAGACGCGCGAGGAGTGGCTCGGCACGGACCGGGGAGAAGCTTTGTTCGTCGAATATGCCCGCGCCGCGGGGCTCGACGGGGATGCCTTCGCCGCCTGCCTCGGGGGCGAGGAAGCCGCGCGCATCCTCGATACAAATGATCAGACGGCCCGCACGATCGGTGTGACCGCCACGCCTACCTTCATCGTCCGTGGGATTCCCGTTCGCGGAGCGCCCCTGCTGTCCGAGTTCCAGACCGCCCTCCGGCAGCTCATCGTGGAGATTCGCGAGGAGATGGCCGGAGCGGCGGCCCCGAATTGA
- a CDS encoding HD domain-containing protein — MRVPDRHNPKLHQAMEWVNGNDELYANWVSANVTAIERLGMSDHGPVHVKIVMNLGVRLVRLLMDGGVEPSVATSFGLGREEAELVVALAALFHDLGMSIHRADHESYSLFLADGFLKELLPTLYDVRTATVLRSEVLHAIIGHRSGGSPLTVEAGVVRIADALDMAKGRSRIPFEAGSVSIHSISAAAVERVHLTPGEAKPVRIGIELSNSAGIFQLDQLFRNKLRGSGLEPFIELEASLEGETERRLFRSFQL; from the coding sequence ATGCGCGTCCCCGATCGCCACAATCCCAAGCTCCATCAGGCGATGGAATGGGTGAACGGGAACGACGAGCTCTACGCGAACTGGGTCTCGGCCAACGTCACCGCCATCGAACGGCTCGGGATGAGCGACCACGGGCCGGTTCACGTGAAGATCGTGATGAATCTGGGGGTTCGGCTCGTGCGGCTCCTCATGGACGGCGGAGTCGAGCCGTCGGTGGCCACTTCCTTCGGGTTGGGGCGAGAGGAGGCCGAGCTCGTCGTGGCGCTCGCGGCGCTTTTCCACGACCTGGGGATGTCCATCCATCGTGCCGATCACGAGAGTTACTCCCTCTTCCTCGCGGACGGCTTTCTGAAGGAGCTTCTCCCGACACTCTACGATGTGCGGACCGCCACGGTTCTCCGCTCCGAGGTCCTCCACGCCATCATCGGGCACCGAAGCGGGGGGAGCCCCCTCACGGTCGAAGCTGGAGTGGTCCGGATCGCGGATGCCCTCGACATGGCGAAGGGGCGCTCCCGCATTCCCTTCGAGGCGGGCTCGGTGAGCATCCATTCCATTTCCGCCGCCGCGGTCGAGCGCGTTCACCTCACCCCCGGCGAGGCGAAGCCCGTCCGAATCGGAATCGAGCTCTCCAATTCCGCGGGGATCTTCCAACTCGATCAGCTCTTCCGGAACAAGCTCAGGGGAAGCGGCCTAGAGCCCTTCATCGAGCTCGAAGCTTCGCTCGAGGGTGAGACCGAGCGCCGGCTCTTCCGATCCTTTCAGCTCTGA
- a CDS encoding DUF4282 domain-containing protein, whose amino-acid sequence MEEPRGFIGGLLDTSFSSFITAKFIRFLYILVLFFGACMALVYLFGITAALSGAMNGFIAFIFAIPLAAIFAALWVVFMRIWLEIVIVIFRMAENMQFLADRARQGGSSI is encoded by the coding sequence ATGGAAGAACCTCGTGGATTCATCGGCGGCCTTCTCGACACCAGCTTCTCGTCGTTCATCACGGCCAAGTTCATCCGGTTCCTCTACATCCTGGTCCTCTTTTTCGGGGCGTGCATGGCGCTGGTCTACCTATTCGGGATCACGGCGGCCCTTTCCGGCGCAATGAACGGCTTCATCGCCTTCATTTTCGCCATCCCGCTCGCCGCCATCTTCGCGGCGCTCTGGGTCGTATTCATGAGGATCTGGCTCGAGATCGTGATCGTGATCTTCCGGATGGCGGAAAACATGCAGTTCCTGGCCGACCGCGCGCGCCAGGGGGGAAGCTCGATCTGA
- the murI gene encoding glutamate racemase: MQEGTILALSKVNDDRRNRPIGVFDSGMGGLTVMRALQRRLPNEEFVYLGDTARLPYGTKSPETVTRYALQCSEALAPYDVKLLVVACNTASAVALPALSEKMAPVPVLGVIEPGAEAALAEAPEGRVLVLATESTVRGGAYPKAIRARNPDAEVRQVPCPLFVALAEEGLLEGPAVEWIVRNYIGGMLEPAPAPESVLLGCTHFPALAEVIAKVAGPAVKLVDSAETTATATELLLKASGLERPEGKHEPPRFLVTDAPERFARVGATFLGEHIDRDRVELVDLQSLRRRT; the protein is encoded by the coding sequence GTGCAAGAGGGGACGATCCTAGCTTTGAGCAAAGTGAACGACGACCGGCGTAACCGTCCAATCGGGGTTTTCGACTCCGGGATGGGGGGGCTCACCGTGATGCGGGCGCTTCAGAGGCGCCTCCCGAACGAGGAGTTCGTCTACCTCGGGGACACGGCACGGCTTCCCTATGGCACCAAGAGCCCGGAGACTGTTACCCGGTATGCCCTTCAGTGCTCCGAGGCGCTGGCCCCTTACGACGTGAAGCTCCTCGTCGTCGCCTGTAATACGGCGAGCGCCGTCGCGCTCCCCGCGCTGAGCGAGAAGATGGCTCCAGTTCCTGTTCTGGGGGTGATCGAGCCGGGGGCTGAGGCGGCGCTGGCGGAAGCCCCCGAAGGGCGCGTCCTCGTGCTCGCCACGGAGAGCACCGTGCGGGGAGGTGCGTACCCCAAGGCGATTCGGGCGCGGAATCCGGACGCCGAGGTCCGCCAAGTTCCCTGTCCCCTCTTCGTCGCCCTCGCGGAGGAGGGGCTCTTGGAGGGGCCGGCCGTCGAGTGGATCGTCCGGAACTACATCGGCGGGATGCTCGAGCCGGCCCCGGCCCCCGAAAGCGTCCTTCTCGGCTGTACGCACTTCCCGGCGCTCGCCGAGGTGATCGCCAAGGTCGCCGGACCCGCGGTCAAGCTCGTGGACAGCGCTGAAACGACCGCGACGGCCACGGAGCTTCTCCTGAAAGCGTCGGGACTTGAGCGTCCCGAAGGCAAACACGAGCCGCCACGATTTCTGGTGACCGACGCCCCCGAGCGCTTCGCGCGGGTCGGCGCCACCTTCCTCGGCGAGCACATAGACCGGGACCGCGTCGAGCTCGTGGACCTTCAGAGCCTTCGCCGGCGGACGTGA